In Drosophila yakuba strain Tai18E2 chromosome 2R, Prin_Dyak_Tai18E2_2.1, whole genome shotgun sequence, a single genomic region encodes these proteins:
- the LOC6531969 gene encoding potassium voltage-gated channel unc-103 → MSHKSCVELSEIRKLDKIVQQCELYMSNNNLNDTAAKKPPLKEFKRNCPAKSNKFVERELFSLMCNLNKIEKKQVFVSDILINASMFDDKKESLARFPKNVSDHNTLVYHKFLRTRPTNDDEALKLKAGAKSKERSFPKTTADCFFSPLLFKINNKRECLKKVKPIKGENAVETNSILIEPKPSQHKKQKTFKKCIKCDKKKLYIKNYQVSARRDCDLHCSYDPLRKNNADLFQTHKGTSYECMFKNQKYGQAEKATDNVLGSSYDDMLDKEALLGSKSEPKGGQDPNEMITSLGGNILLDQKLQNNYYHKWTLLHYSPFKAVWDWIILILVMYTAIFTPYVAAFLLGEQDYQRRNNKYINSDPIVIIDLIVDVTFIVDIIINFRTTFVNSQDEVVSHPGRIAVHYLSGWFLIDLVAAVPFDLLLVGSDTDETTTLIGLLKTARLLRLVRVARKIDRYSEYGAAVLILLMATFILIAHWLACIWYAIGNAEKSIASKNIGWLNSLAYDIQEPYFDNRTGGPSIKSRYITALYFTFTSLTSVGFGNVAPNTDAEKAFTICVMLVGSLMYASIFGNVSAIIQRLYSGTARYHTQMLRVREFIRFHQIPNPLRQRLEEYFQHAWTYTNGIDMNSLLKGFPECLQADICLHLNRKLLTTCAAFSEASPGCLRAFSLKFKTTHAPPGDILVHRGDVLTSLFFIARGSIEIQRAGNIVVLGKNDIFGENPCIYPTVGKSNGVVRALTYCDIHKLHRDDLLDVLDSYPEFLESFVNNLVITYNMRDDEHSGVDIKHRYLRAKSSDKMRSSPDIPSIRIVGLRYKKQNVNTSVHKVKNDNSRDLNVFIENEIANYHLDLFDNNN, encoded by the exons ATGTCCCACAAATCTTGCGTGGAACTGAGCGAAATTCGAAAATTGGATAAAATAGTGCAGCAATGCGAGCTGTACATGTCCAACAACAATTTAAACGATACAGCCGCTAAGAAACCGCCTTTGAAGGAATTCAAACGAAATTGTCCTGCCAAATCGAACAAATTTGTGGAGAGGGAACTCTTCTCGCTCATGTGCAACCTGAACAAGATTGAAAAAAAGCAGGTTTTCGTTTCAGATATCCTGATTAACGCCAGCATGTTCGACGACAAAAAGGAGAGTTTGGCCAGATTTCCAAAGAACGTGTCCGACCACAACACTCTGGTGTACCACAAATTCCTCAGGACTCGACCCACTAACGATGATGAAGCACTAAAACTGAAGGCTGGTGCGAAATCGAAGGAAAGATCGTTCCCGAAAACCACTGCAGATTGCTTTTTTTCGCCTCTACTGTtcaaaatcaacaataaacGGGAGTGTTTGAAGAAAGTGAAGCCCATCAAGGGGGAAAATGCAGTCGAAACTAATAGTATCCTAATCGAACCCAAGCCAAGTCAGCACAAGAAGCAGAAAACGTTCAAAAAATGCATCAAGTGCGACAAAAAGAAGCTGTATATTAAGAACTATCAGGTGTCCGCCAGGCGGGACTGCGATCTCCATTGCTCGTATGATCCACTGCGCAAAAACAACGCCGATCTCTTCCAGACCCACAAAGGCACTTCCTACGAGTGCATGTTCAAGAACCAGAAATACGGCCAGGCCGAAAAAGCGACCGACAACGTGCTGGGGAGCTCATATGACGACATGCTAGACAAGGAGGCTCTGCTCGGATCGAAGAGTGAGCCCAAGGGAGGGCAGGATCCCAACGAAATG ATTACCTCCCTGGGGGGAAACATACTGCTGGACCAGAAGCTGCAGAACAACTACTACCACAAGTGGACTCTCCTGCATTACTCGCCCTTCAAGGCTGTGTGGGACTGGATAATACTGATTCTGGTGATGTACACGGCCATTTTCACGCCGTACGTGGCTGCCTTTTTGCTGGGCGAACAGGATTACCAGAGGCGGAACAACAAGTACATCAACTCCGACCCAATTGTCATCATTGATTTGATTG TGGATGTTACCTTCATTGTCGACATCATAATAAACTTTCGAACGACCTTTGTCAACTCGCAGGACGAAGTG GTATCCCATCCTGGGCGCATAGCCGTTCACTACTTGAGCGGCTGGTTCCTAATCGATCTGGTGGCCGCTGTTCCATTCGATTTGCTACTGGTGGGCAGTGACACCGACGAG ACAACTACCTTAATAGGACTTTTAAAAACAGCTCGACTCTTAAGACTCGTTCGCGTGGCCCGAAAAATAGATCGTTATTCGGAATACGGAGCTGCAGTTCTTATTTTGTTGATGGCGacctttattttaattgcccaTTGGTTGGCATGCATTTG GTATGCGATTGGAAATGCGGAAAAGTCTATCGCTTCCAAGAACATCGGTTGGCTCAATTCGTTGGCCTACGATATTCAAGAACCCTATTTCGACAACCGAACTGGTGGTCCCTCTATAAAG TCGCGCTATATCACAGCTTTGTATTTCACGTTCACCTCGCTCACTTCCGTGGGATTTGGCAATGTGGCACCGAATACTGATGCTGAAAAGGCATTTACTATTTGCGTGATGCTCGTTGGAT CTCTTATGTATGCAAGTATTTTTGGAAACGTATCTGCCATTATTCAAAGGCTATACTCTGGAACCGCCAGATATCACACCCAAATGCTGCGCGTTAGGGAGTTTATTCGCTTCCACCAG ATTCCCAACCCGCTCAGGCAGCGACTGGAGGAGTACTTTCAGCACGCGTGGACCT ATACGAATGGCATCGACATGAACTCGCTGCTCAAGGGATTCCCCGAGTGCCTGCAAGCGGACATTTGCCTGCACCTGAACAGAAAGTTGCTGACGACATGCGCGGCTTTCTCGGAGGCAAGTCCTGGTTGCCTACG AGCGTTCTCCCTCAAGTTTAAAACAACTCATGCTCCGCCTGGTGATATTCTAGTCCACCGGGGAGATGTACTCACCTCCTTGTTTTTCATAGCCAGGGGGTCCATAGAAATCCAGAGAGCCGGCAATATTGTTGTACTAG GTAAAAACGATATATTCGGCGAGAATCCGTGTATATACCCAACGGTCGGGAAGTCGAACGGTGTGGTGAGAGCACTGACATATTGTGATATCCATAAACTGCACAGGGACGACTTGCTGGACGTACTGGACTCTTATCCGGAATTCCTGGAGAGCTTCGTCAACAACTTGGTAATAACCTACAACATGAGAGAT GACGAACATTCTGGCGTCGATATCAAGCACCGCTACCTGAGAGCAAAGTCCTCCGACAAAATGAGGAGCTCTCCTGACATACCCTCCATAAGAAT AGTTGGGCTGCGTTATAAGAAACAAAATGTTAACACCTCTGTGCATAAAGTTAAGAATGATAACTCCCGAGACCTAAATGTCTTTATAGAAAACGAAATCGCTAACTATCACCTTGATTTGTtcgataataataattag
- the LOC6531968 gene encoding gamma-soluble NSF attachment protein: protein MSGIAAKKIAEAEDLVKQAEKSLKLSMLKWVPDYDSAADEYSKAATAYRIAKSYDKSKECFLKAIDAYKNNKSWFHAAKAYEQIILLSKDADKLHEVEEYANKSASLYQQHGSPEAAASALDKAAKLTESKHPDMALRFYQHALEVIMIEDSVRQAAEYASKVSRILVKLRRYDEATNALKKEISLNQQTESYGQIGRLVVALVMVQLARGDSVEAEKTFREWGNCCEPEEVSTLQTLLQAFDDEDPELAARMLASPFIRHMDVEYAILSKNIPLPQGIQLEKKAGENAVETNDAEDEGGLC, encoded by the exons atgTCGGGAATAGCTGCAAAAAAGATTGCCGAAGCGGAGGACCTGGTGAAGCAGGCCGAGAAGAG CTTGAAGTTGTCCATGCTAAAATGGGTTCCTGATTACGATAGTGCTGCGGATGAGTATTCCAAAGCTG CCACTGCATATCGAATAGCTAAAAGTTATGATAAGAGCAAGGAGTGTTTTCTAAAGGCCATCGACGCctataaaaacaacaagtCCTGGTTCCATGCTGCAAAGGCATACGAGCAG ATAATTTTGCTGTCTAAGGATGCCGATAAGCTGCACGAAGTTGAGGAATACGCCAACAAATCGGCAAGTCTGTATCAACAGCATGGTTCCCCCGAGGCAGCTGCATCCGCCTTGGATAAAGCCGCTAAGTTAACTGAATCCAAGCATCCTGACATGGCCTTGCGGTTCTATCAGCATGCTCTAGAAGTTATAATG ATTGAGGATTCCGTCCGTCAAGCAGCTGAGTATGCATCAAAAGTATCCAGGATACTGGTCAAACTTAGGag GTACGACGAAGCCACAAATGCGCTCAAAAAAGAGATCAGTTTGAATCAGCAAACAGAATCATACGGACAAATTGGACGCCTAGTTGTGGCCTTGGTGATGGTACAATTGGCTCGCGGGGATTCCGTGGAAGCAGAAAAGACCTTTAGGGAGTGGGGAAACTGCTGCGAGCCGGAAGAAGTGTCCACCCTGCAAACCCTTTTGCAAGCCTTCGATGACGAGGATCCCGAGTTAGCTGCCAGAATGCTGGCATCCCCATTTATCCGACACATGGATGTTGAGTACGCTATTCTATCCAAAAACATTCCACTACCTCAGGGTATACAGCTGGAGAAGAAAGCTGGCGAAAATGCTGTT
- the LOC6531970 gene encoding acid-sensing ion channel 5 isoform X2: MLLKEMQQDYTCAHMEDVLIETSWNYHRPRGTEQDALNFACLHRHLNKGLTHIFELVMKKLWDGFHEYEMWRKAVAMFREFIRTFPTAFCGFIRSFVTTFCGFIRTFPSTFCGFIRTFPTTFCGFIRTFVTIFFGFIRTFVQKKGLLWIFVLGISGWSTVTILVLLKNRYETDSTTIGLSTAYLRWTNTFPSIAICLTKTQSGSEFQDAIKKRFGPKIPYVIIRSLYSYIFVNPNSINAASTACKKPNSCNFDIFELRREFFPTNCTVIFEKVYFREELQPDCEEIFKFHETEMGYCFLANNLLDYKSIEEMPLRYSSLEKHRNLRLILRRSPIYGYELYVNSPEDLPFFNALSYSISHEPQVHAFNVEEIDNHEGVIDEPVSQRKCKFPSESSVEGFPYSFSTCMSIIRSKFEMELCNCSLFSPQNRNESIFCGMLDLQCLDNAKLASRVKDYVGQNMACLPSCVEQQISLVGSQLDKNSSYMNQENVVDIQIASPPTARYHRTVTQTKLDLIVGIGSVVGLFFGASLLNLLEIISYFIKTVKTMVFD; the protein is encoded by the exons ATGCTCCTGAAAGAAATGCAGCAGGATTACACATGTGCGCATATGGAGGATGTGCTGATAGAGACCTCTTGGAATTACCATAGGCCTCGTGGAACTGAACAG GACGCTCTCAACTTTGCGTGCCTCCATCGGCATTTAAATAAAGGATTGACACATATATTCGAATTAGTCATGAAGAAATTGTGGGACGGATTTCATGAATACGAAATGTGGCGGAAGGCAGTGGCGATGTTTCGTGAATTTATAAGGACTTTCCCGACGGCCTTTTGTGGATTTATAAGGTCTTTTGTGACAACCTTTTGTGGATTTATAAGGACTTTTCCATCGACCTTTTGTGGATTTATAAGGACTTTTCCAACGACCTTTTGTGGATTTATAAGGACTTTTGTGACGATCTTCTTTGGATTTATAAGGAcatttgtgcaaaaaaaagg GCTGCTTTGGATTTTTGTGCTCGGCATTTCTGGATGGAGCACGGTTACCATATTGGTTCTTTTAAAAAACAGATACGAAACGGACTCCACGACCATAGGGCTGTCGACTGCCTATCTTCGCTGGACAAACACCTTCCCATCGATTGCAATCTGTTTGACAAAAACGCAATCGGGAAGCGAATTCCAGGACGCAATAAAGAAACGTTTTGGTCCCAAAATACCCTACGTCATAATAAGAAGTTTATActcatatatttttgttaaccCTAACAGCATCAACGCAGCATCAACCGCTTGCAAGAAGCCGAACTCGTGCAATTTTGATATCTTTGAATTAAGAAGAGAG TTCTTTCCAACAAATTGCACTGTGATCTTTGAGAAAGTATACTTTCGTGAAGAATTGCAGCCAGATTGCGAAGAGATATTCAAGTTTCATGAGACGGAAATGGGCTACTGCTTTCTGGCAAACAATCTATTGGACTA TAAGTCTATCGAAGAGATGCCTCTCAGGTATTCTTCGTTGGAAAAACACCGAAATCTGCGATTAATTTTACGACGATCTCCAATATATGGGTATGAG TTGTACGTCAACAGCCCTGAGGATCTTCCCTTCTTCAATGCCTTGTCCTACAGCATCTCACACGAACCCCAAGTACACGCCTTCAACGTCGAGGAGATTGACAATCACGAAGGCGTCATCGACGAGCCTGTTTCCCAAAGGAAGTGCAAGTTCCCAAGCGAAAGTTCCGTCGAGGGGTTTCCTTACAG CTTCTCGACCTGCATGTCCATCATCCGGAGTAAGTTTGAAATGGAACTGTGCAACTGCTCTTTATTCAGCCCCCAGAATCGCA ACGAAAGTATCTTTTGCGGAATGTTGGATCTCCAATGCTTGGACAACG CAAAGTTGGCATCTAGAGTGAAGGATTACGTTGGACAGAACATGGCTTGCTTGCCATCCTGCGTGGAGCAGCAGATAAGTCTAGTGGG GTCCCAACTAGATAAAAACAGCTCATATATGAATCAAGAAAACGTCGTCGATATTCAAATAGCCTCTCCACCCACAGCGAGATATCACCGAACAGTCACCCAGACCAAACTGGATCTAATAG TTGGCATCGGAAGTGTGGTAGGACTCTTCTTCGGCGCATCCCTGCTGAACCTCTTGGAGATCATATCGTACTTCATAAAGACGGTCAAGACTATGGTTTTTG ATTGA